The proteins below are encoded in one region of Rhododendron vialii isolate Sample 1 chromosome 7a, ASM3025357v1:
- the LOC131334644 gene encoding uncharacterized protein LOC131334644 isoform X3 yields MTSPGIIYEPYAPREPISFWRRFYPLVLTYAAIRWFTRSGWRRTKEDVLLELRSAYAITKLRKSGYSKQKFYNEALALYKEINTQIATGDKTSLRKAVTENMYSGLKNEIKQRESRWSTLYWELVEPVVKIRTLRARMIGIDRNDVNKVFIQLTLEFLTKQKFEAYDSKGAIVAGDKNKEVLVRDIWVFEKSLFHTGAYWRLCGRIKP; encoded by the exons ATTTTATCCTCTAGTTTTGACTTATGCTGCTATCAGATGGTTCACAAGAAGCGGTTGGAGAAGAACAAAGGAGGATGTTCTTTTAGAG CTCAGAAGTGCTTATGCAATTACTAAACTACGGAAATCTGGATATTCAAAACAGAAGTTCTACAATGAAGCCTTGGCTTTGTACAAAGAG ATAAACACCCAAATTGCAACAGGTGACAAAACATCATTGAGGAAAGCAGTGACAGAGAACATGTACTCT GGCCTCAAGAATGAAATCAAACAAAGGGAATCGAGATGGAGTACACTATACTGGGAACTAGTAGAACCTGTTGTCAAGATAAGAACTCTACGTGCTCGCATG ATCGGCATTGATCGAAATGACGTCAACAAAGTGTTTATACAGCTTACACTTGAGTTTCTGACCAAGCAG AAGTTTGAGGCATATGATTCAAAAGGTGCTATTGTTGCTGGAGATAAAAACAAGGAG GTTCTTGTCCGGGATATATGGGTTTTTGAGAAATCTCTCTTCCACACTGGAGCTTACTGGCGTCTTTGTGGACGGATTAAACCATAG